From Veillonella dispar, one genomic window encodes:
- the gap gene encoding type I glyceraldehyde-3-phosphate dehydrogenase, giving the protein MAVKVGINGFGRIGKCVVRAAINNPDVEVVAINATGDNEGTALLLKYDSVHGTIPNEVTFDDDNIYVDGKKIRVFHDRDASKLPWSEEGVEIVMECTGKYRDAEEAKVHLNQPTVKKVLISAPGKNEDLTMVMGVNQDMYDPAKHHIISNASCTTNCLAPFAKVLCDEFGIKRGMMTTIHSYTNDQKILDARHKDPRRARAAAMSIIPTTTGAAKAVAKVLPQLKGKLDGFALRVPTPDVSATDLVCELEKPATKEEINEAFRKAAAGELKGILGVSDVPLVSCDFSSDPRSSIVDADLTMVMDGNMVKVVSWYDNEWGYSERLIDMAAFVASKGL; this is encoded by the coding sequence ATGGCAGTAAAAGTTGGTATTAACGGTTTTGGTCGTATTGGTAAATGTGTAGTACGTGCAGCGATTAATAATCCTGACGTAGAAGTTGTAGCAATCAATGCTACTGGCGATAATGAAGGTACTGCATTATTGTTAAAATATGACTCTGTTCATGGCACAATTCCTAATGAAGTAACATTTGATGATGACAATATCTATGTTGACGGTAAAAAAATCCGCGTATTCCATGACCGCGATGCTTCTAAATTGCCTTGGTCTGAAGAAGGCGTTGAAATCGTTATGGAATGTACTGGTAAATACCGTGACGCAGAAGAAGCAAAAGTTCATTTGAATCAACCTACTGTAAAAAAAGTATTGATTTCTGCACCTGGTAAAAACGAAGACTTAACTATGGTTATGGGCGTTAACCAAGATATGTATGATCCTGCAAAACATCACATTATCTCTAATGCATCTTGTACAACAAACTGCTTGGCTCCATTTGCTAAAGTTTTATGCGATGAATTCGGTATCAAACGCGGTATGATGACTACAATTCATTCCTATACAAATGACCAAAAAATTCTTGATGCACGTCATAAAGACCCTCGTCGTGCTCGTGCAGCAGCAATGTCTATCATTCCTACAACAACTGGTGCAGCAAAAGCGGTTGCAAAAGTATTGCCTCAATTAAAAGGTAAATTAGACGGTTTCGCATTGCGCGTTCCTACTCCAGATGTATCTGCTACAGATCTTGTTTGCGAACTTGAAAAACCAGCTACTAAAGAAGAAATCAATGAAGCATTCCGCAAAGCAGCAGCTGGCGAATTAAAAGGTATTCTTGGTGTATCCGATGTACCATTGGTATCCTGTGATTTCAGCTCTGATCCTCGCAGCTCCATTGTTGATGCTGATTTAACCATGGTTATGGATGGCAACATGGTAAAAGTTGTTTCTTGGTATGATAACGAATGGGGTTACTCCGAACGTCTTATCGATATGGCAGCATTCGTAGCAAGCAAAGGCTTATAA
- a CDS encoding phosphoglycerate kinase, giving the protein MKLTIDGLQVDNKTVFVRVDFNVPMKDGVITDDTRIRSALPTINYLIEKGAKVILASHFGRPKGERKPEMSLAPCAKHLSELINKPVAFVDDCIGHKVEEAVKALQPGDVLMLENLRYHNEETKNDPEFAKQLASLADVAINDAFGVSHRNAASVVGIADYIPMAAGFLLKKEIEALSAAVVHPKTPMAAIIGGAKVTDKISVISNLLPKVDVMIIGGGMANAFIKAQGCNIGSSLFEEGQEAIATDLVMEARVAGAKLLTPIDAVVADAFSNDANTKIVDVENIEDGWMVLDIGPKTRELYVEALAPMKTIIWNGPMGVFEMENFAAGTNAVAKAVAESDAMTIVGGGDSVAAIEKSGLADKISHISTGGGASLEFLEGKILPGIAALSEA; this is encoded by the coding sequence ATGAAACTAACAATCGATGGTTTACAAGTAGACAACAAAACAGTATTTGTTCGTGTTGATTTTAATGTTCCTATGAAAGACGGTGTCATCACTGATGACACTCGTATTCGTAGTGCCTTACCTACTATCAATTATTTAATTGAAAAAGGGGCAAAGGTTATTCTTGCTTCTCACTTTGGTCGTCCAAAAGGGGAACGAAAACCGGAAATGTCTTTAGCACCATGTGCAAAACATTTATCTGAGCTTATTAATAAACCAGTAGCATTCGTAGATGACTGCATTGGCCATAAGGTTGAAGAAGCTGTAAAAGCATTGCAACCTGGCGATGTATTGATGCTTGAAAACTTGCGTTACCACAATGAAGAAACTAAAAACGATCCTGAGTTTGCTAAACAATTAGCATCTCTTGCTGATGTAGCTATTAACGATGCATTTGGTGTTTCTCACCGTAATGCTGCGTCCGTAGTTGGTATTGCTGACTATATTCCTATGGCAGCAGGCTTCTTGCTCAAAAAAGAAATTGAAGCATTAAGTGCAGCGGTTGTACATCCTAAAACACCTATGGCAGCTATCATCGGCGGTGCTAAGGTAACAGATAAAATTTCTGTAATTTCTAATTTATTACCTAAAGTTGATGTCATGATCATCGGAGGCGGTATGGCTAATGCTTTCATTAAAGCACAAGGCTGTAACATTGGTAGCTCCTTATTTGAAGAAGGCCAAGAAGCTATCGCTACAGATCTTGTTATGGAAGCACGTGTAGCAGGGGCTAAATTATTGACTCCAATCGATGCTGTAGTAGCTGATGCTTTCAGCAACGATGCTAATACTAAAATCGTTGACGTTGAAAATATTGAAGATGGTTGGATGGTTCTAGATATTGGCCCTAAAACACGTGAGCTATATGTAGAAGCATTGGCGCCAATGAAGACTATTATTTGGAATGGTCCAATGGGCGTATTTGAAATGGAAAACTTTGCAGCTGGTACAAATGCGGTAGCAAAAGCTGTAGCTGAATCCGATGCGATGACTATCGTTGGTGGTGGTGACTCTGTAGCTGCTATTGAAAAAAGTGGCTTAGCAGATAAGATTAGCCATATCTCCACAGGTGGTGGCGCATCCTTGGAATTCTTAGAAGGTAAAATCCTACCAGGTATTGCTGCATTGTCTGAGGCATAA
- the tpiA gene encoding triose-phosphate isomerase — translation MRKPIIAGNWKMNGTIASGSILIEAFNSVLQDMELSCDVVVCPPFTAIERAVALTRDTAIAVGAQTMDYHDAGAFTGEISPLMLTEVGVNYVIIGHSERREYYGETDETVNAKIKSAFHHNLTPIVCVGESLEQRESGHTLDWITSQLKGALVDVPKEQVSQLIVAYEPIWAIGTGKTATADQAEEVCKEIRDYIRSLYDDETADAVRIQYGGSVKSENALEILGEPNIDGALVGGASLVVDEFIDIIKAANQIGA, via the coding sequence ATGAGAAAACCCATTATTGCAGGAAATTGGAAAATGAATGGCACCATTGCGTCTGGATCTATCCTGATCGAAGCGTTTAACAGCGTGTTACAAGATATGGAATTATCCTGTGATGTAGTTGTTTGCCCGCCTTTCACAGCTATTGAGCGTGCAGTAGCATTAACACGCGATACGGCTATTGCAGTAGGCGCACAAACCATGGATTATCATGATGCTGGTGCATTTACTGGTGAAATTTCACCACTTATGCTTACAGAGGTAGGTGTCAATTATGTTATCATTGGTCACTCTGAACGCCGTGAATATTATGGTGAAACAGATGAGACGGTAAATGCAAAGATTAAAAGTGCATTCCATCATAATTTAACACCTATTGTCTGTGTTGGTGAAAGTTTAGAACAACGTGAGTCCGGTCATACTCTTGACTGGATTACGTCTCAACTTAAAGGTGCTTTGGTTGATGTTCCGAAGGAACAAGTTAGCCAATTGATTGTTGCGTACGAACCAATTTGGGCTATCGGTACAGGAAAAACAGCAACTGCTGATCAAGCTGAAGAGGTATGTAAAGAAATTCGCGATTACATACGTTCTTTATACGATGATGAGACTGCTGATGCTGTGCGCATCCAATATGGTGGTAGTGTTAAATCTGAAAATGCTCTCGAAATCCTAGGAGAACCTAATATTGATGGAGCACTCGTGGGTGGTGCATCTTTAGTAGTTGATGAATTTATTGATATTATTAAAGCGGCGAATCAAATAGGCGCTTAA
- the gpmI gene encoding 2,3-bisphosphoglycerate-independent phosphoglycerate mutase has protein sequence MAKLKAPVMLVILDGFGMGDQSDTTNAVVQAKPHCFNQLWDTYPHTKLEASGLAVGLPEGQMGNSEVGHLNLGSGRIVYQDLTRITKDVESGEFYNRPVIKELYEVGKKQSLHLIGLVSDGNVHCSLEHIKAVIKGAHDNGIEHVYVHALLDGRDVAPQCAQVYIKDLEAYMVELNCGKIATVSGRYYAMDRDNRWDRVELAYNAIVHGQGESAASACEAVQQSYDKDAADEFVLPTVIDSEGTIKNGDAVIFCNFRPDRGRELTKALVLPEFDGFNREPLSLYMATMTKYEDGLPVHIVYEKDILSETLGEVLSVGGYRQLRIAETEKYAHVTYFFNGGKEEPFEGEDRILVKSPQVATYDLQPEMSAYEVTDKVVQAIQDETYDMIILNFANPDMVGHTGSFEAAVKAVQAVDTCLGRIVEAIRNKKGHLLITADHGNAELMVNHETGKVHTAHTTNLVPLILMSDTLKSATLESGKLCDIAPTLLDLAGIDQPKSMTGHSLVKKA, from the coding sequence ATGGCTAAATTAAAGGCTCCCGTAATGCTAGTCATCTTAGATGGCTTTGGCATGGGAGATCAATCAGATACAACCAATGCTGTAGTACAGGCGAAGCCGCACTGTTTTAATCAATTATGGGATACGTATCCACATACAAAATTAGAAGCATCAGGACTAGCGGTAGGCCTTCCAGAAGGCCAAATGGGGAATTCTGAGGTTGGCCATTTAAACCTGGGCTCTGGTCGCATTGTGTACCAAGATTTAACTCGTATTACTAAAGACGTTGAGTCTGGTGAGTTTTATAATCGCCCTGTTATAAAGGAACTATATGAAGTAGGCAAAAAACAAAGCTTACATCTTATCGGCCTAGTTTCTGATGGTAATGTGCATTGCTCCTTAGAACATATCAAGGCTGTTATTAAAGGCGCTCATGACAATGGTATTGAACATGTATATGTACATGCATTGCTCGATGGTCGTGATGTAGCACCTCAATGTGCACAAGTTTATATCAAAGATTTAGAAGCATATATGGTAGAGCTAAACTGTGGTAAAATTGCCACCGTAAGTGGTCGCTATTATGCAATGGATCGGGATAATCGTTGGGACCGTGTGGAACTTGCTTACAACGCTATTGTACATGGTCAAGGTGAAAGTGCCGCATCAGCTTGTGAAGCGGTACAACAATCCTATGATAAGGATGCAGCTGATGAGTTTGTTCTTCCTACAGTGATTGACTCTGAAGGAACTATCAAGAATGGCGATGCTGTTATCTTCTGTAACTTCCGTCCAGACCGTGGGCGTGAACTTACAAAAGCTTTAGTATTGCCAGAATTTGATGGCTTTAACCGTGAACCATTATCCTTGTATATGGCGACTATGACCAAATATGAAGATGGCTTACCAGTTCATATTGTGTACGAAAAAGACATCTTGTCAGAAACATTAGGCGAAGTACTCAGTGTAGGTGGCTATCGTCAATTGCGTATTGCTGAAACAGAGAAATATGCCCATGTAACGTACTTCTTCAACGGCGGTAAAGAGGAACCATTTGAAGGTGAGGACCGCATCCTTGTAAAATCACCTCAAGTGGCAACTTATGATTTACAACCTGAGATGAGCGCTTATGAAGTGACTGATAAGGTTGTACAAGCTATTCAAGATGAAACATATGACATGATTATCTTGAACTTTGCAAACCCAGATATGGTTGGTCATACAGGTAGCTTTGAAGCAGCTGTAAAAGCAGTGCAAGCAGTAGACACTTGTTTAGGTCGAATCGTAGAGGCTATACGTAATAAAAAGGGTCATTTGTTGATTACTGCAGACCATGGTAATGCAGAGCTTATGGTTAACCATGAAACAGGTAAGGTGCATACAGCACATACAACGAACTTGGTACCGTTAATTTTAATGAGTGATACTCTAAAATCAGCTACATTAGAATCTGGTAAATTATGTGATATTGCGCCAACATTATTAGACTTGGCTGGCATAGATCAACCAAAATCTATGACTGGTCATAGTTTGGTAAAAAAAGCATAA
- the eno gene encoding phosphopyruvate hydratase gives MAVIEQVIAREILDSRGNPTVEVEVCLEDGTIATAAVPSGASTGKFEAVELRDGDKSRYSGKGVLTAIDNVNAKIGPAIIGYDATEQVAIDNLMLKLDGTDNKSNLGANAILGVSMAVARAAAESLDLPLFAYLGGFNAKELPVPMMNILNGGAHADNNVDIQEFMIMPVGATSFAEALRSCAEVYHTLKSVLHDKGLSTAVGDEGGFAPNLASNEEALEVICEAIKAAGYEPGKDFKLALDSASSEFYEDGKYNLAGEGKVKTAAEMVEFYEYLVGKYPIVSIEDGLAEEDWDGWKLLTERLGNRVQLVGDDLFVTNTKRLARGIELGVGNSILVKVNQIGTLTEAFDAMELAKRAGYTCVVSHRSGETEDTFIADIAVAVNAGQIKTGAPARSERVAKYNQLLRIEEMLYETAQYKGNDVFYNLK, from the coding sequence ATGGCAGTAATTGAACAAGTCATTGCAAGAGAAATTTTAGATTCCCGCGGTAATCCAACTGTTGAAGTTGAAGTATGTTTAGAAGATGGTACTATTGCAACAGCAGCGGTTCCATCCGGTGCTTCTACAGGTAAGTTTGAAGCTGTAGAATTACGTGATGGTGATAAATCCCGTTACTCCGGTAAAGGTGTATTAACAGCTATCGACAATGTAAATGCTAAAATCGGTCCTGCCATTATTGGTTATGATGCGACTGAACAAGTAGCAATCGATAACTTGATGTTGAAATTAGATGGTACAGACAATAAATCTAACCTTGGTGCTAATGCAATTCTTGGTGTTTCCATGGCTGTAGCTCGTGCGGCGGCTGAATCTTTAGATTTGCCATTATTTGCATACCTTGGTGGTTTCAACGCAAAAGAATTACCAGTTCCTATGATGAACATCTTGAACGGTGGTGCACATGCGGATAATAATGTAGATATTCAAGAATTCATGATCATGCCTGTAGGCGCTACTTCCTTCGCAGAAGCTCTTCGCAGCTGTGCAGAAGTATATCATACATTGAAATCTGTACTTCATGATAAAGGCCTTAGCACTGCCGTAGGTGATGAAGGTGGTTTCGCACCAAACTTGGCATCTAATGAAGAAGCATTAGAAGTCATTTGTGAAGCTATTAAAGCGGCTGGTTATGAACCTGGTAAAGACTTCAAATTAGCTCTTGATTCTGCATCTTCCGAATTCTATGAAGATGGCAAATATAATTTAGCTGGTGAAGGCAAAGTTAAAACAGCTGCTGAAATGGTAGAGTTCTATGAATACCTAGTAGGTAAATACCCAATCGTATCCATCGAAGATGGTCTTGCTGAAGAAGATTGGGATGGCTGGAAATTGTTGACAGAACGCCTTGGTAATCGCGTACAACTTGTTGGTGATGATTTATTCGTAACTAACACAAAACGTTTGGCTCGTGGTATTGAGCTTGGTGTAGGTAACTCCATTCTTGTAAAAGTTAACCAAATCGGTACTTTAACAGAAGCATTCGACGCTATGGAGCTTGCTAAACGCGCTGGCTATACATGTGTAGTATCTCACCGTTCTGGTGAAACAGAAGATACATTCATTGCTGATATTGCTGTAGCTGTAAATGCTGGTCAAATTAAGACTGGTGCACCTGCTCGTTCTGAACGTGTAGCAAAATATAACCAATTGCTTCGCATTGAAGAAATGTTATACGAAACAGCTCAATATAAAGGTAATGACGTTTTCTATAATTTAAAATAA
- a CDS encoding GspE/PulE family protein yields the protein MYVDVTLDDIILYALEHHVSDIHFDPTKNGVQIRLRQDGLLQTHMTVSNEEADLIINRIKVCSTLDISEKRLPQDGRWAWSHKDTSVTMRVSTLPSLYGETLVCRLMGNEGSHKDLKALGMRADIFDHIEQLLKRPYGLLLICGPTGSGKTATLYAMLRMLNLEETKLICLEDPVEAEIKGAIQIGINEKIGFTFAKGLRSVLRQDPDTIMIGEIRDKETAELAVKSALTGHRVLSTIHTNTALGVVTRLMDMGVEPYLIRATLMGAIAQRLVRKFDGTSYHGRTALFEYLEIPINSAQWDQLEAHVLLSLEDSAREAVAQHVTSIEEVHRCGLML from the coding sequence ATGTATGTAGATGTAACATTAGACGATATTATTCTGTATGCATTAGAGCATCATGTCAGCGATATTCACTTTGATCCAACTAAAAATGGTGTACAAATTAGATTACGACAAGATGGATTATTACAGACGCATATGACTGTATCAAACGAAGAGGCAGATCTTATTATTAACCGTATCAAGGTATGTAGTACGTTAGATATTAGTGAAAAGAGATTGCCTCAAGATGGTCGTTGGGCATGGAGTCATAAGGATACATCGGTAACGATGCGCGTATCTACATTACCCAGTTTATATGGAGAAACTTTGGTGTGTCGTCTTATGGGGAATGAAGGTAGTCATAAGGATCTAAAAGCGTTAGGCATGCGTGCAGATATTTTTGATCATATTGAACAGCTATTAAAACGTCCTTATGGATTGTTACTCATCTGTGGGCCTACGGGAAGTGGCAAAACTGCTACCTTATATGCGATGCTCCGCATGTTGAATTTAGAGGAAACAAAGCTAATTTGCCTTGAAGATCCTGTAGAGGCTGAAATAAAAGGAGCCATTCAAATTGGTATTAACGAAAAAATCGGCTTTACCTTTGCCAAAGGGTTAAGATCTGTGCTACGTCAAGATCCAGATACGATTATGATCGGTGAGATTCGGGATAAGGAGACGGCAGAGCTGGCTGTTAAATCAGCTTTAACCGGACACCGTGTACTATCCACTATTCATACAAATACAGCACTTGGTGTTGTAACGCGTCTCATGGATATGGGGGTAGAACCGTATTTAATACGGGCTACCTTGATGGGGGCCATTGCACAACGTCTAGTTAGAAAATTTGATGGTACATCGTATCACGGACGGACTGCTCTGTTTGAATACTTAGAGATACCTATTAATTCGGCTCAGTGGGATCAATTAGAGGCACATGTGTTACTGTCCTTAGAAGATTCTGCCCGTGAAGCCGTAGCTCAACATGTTACATCTATAGAGGAGGTGCATCGTTGTGGACTCATGCTGTAA
- a CDS encoding type IV pilus twitching motility protein PilT, whose amino-acid sequence MDSCCNSESLETIVEEAIHLSSTDIHLQCGEPIYLRHGDGLKATRFVCTTTLIEDILRRCGIASYEWQSLDEACSCCGVRIRVHLYRANQTICGTLRLLCHQQLKLDDNSEGQLLQKLCESHDGLLLVCGPTGSGKSFTLACCIDYINQTMERHIITLEDPIEFEFKPKKSLIHQRQLGADIKSMSDGIRDALREDPDVIMVGELRDRETLEAALHAAETGHLVMATMHTQRAVMAVHRMISLFPGEQQEEVRSQISQVLRAVICQRLLRWNKKFITIRDILLNTHAVANLIRTRKEPQIISIQETQLPMKTLEMAVRDAKVQYGSQQQLHTLLDQQLS is encoded by the coding sequence GTGGACTCATGCTGTAATAGTGAAAGTTTAGAAACCATTGTTGAAGAGGCTATACACTTATCATCAACAGATATTCATCTACAATGTGGCGAGCCTATCTATTTGAGACATGGTGATGGATTAAAGGCTACTCGATTTGTATGTACGACTACATTGATTGAAGATATTTTACGACGTTGTGGTATAGCATCGTATGAATGGCAATCTCTTGATGAAGCTTGTTCCTGTTGTGGTGTACGCATTCGTGTTCATCTGTATCGAGCTAATCAAACTATATGTGGCACACTTCGCTTATTGTGTCATCAACAACTTAAACTGGATGATAATAGTGAAGGTCAACTCCTACAAAAATTATGTGAATCTCATGATGGTTTATTGCTCGTCTGTGGTCCTACGGGTAGTGGTAAAAGTTTTACCTTAGCTTGTTGTATTGACTATATTAATCAAACGATGGAGCGCCATATCATCACGTTAGAAGATCCTATCGAATTTGAGTTTAAACCTAAGAAATCGTTAATTCATCAACGCCAATTAGGTGCAGATATTAAGTCTATGTCTGATGGTATTCGAGATGCATTGCGGGAGGATCCAGATGTCATTATGGTAGGAGAACTCCGAGATCGAGAAACCTTAGAGGCTGCACTTCATGCAGCCGAAACAGGTCATCTTGTGATGGCAACCATGCATACACAGCGGGCTGTAATGGCTGTTCACCGCATGATTTCATTATTCCCTGGAGAACAACAAGAGGAGGTGCGTAGTCAAATATCACAAGTGCTACGTGCCGTTATATGTCAACGGCTCCTTAGATGGAATAAAAAGTTCATTACCATCCGTGATATTTTGCTAAACACGCATGCGGTAGCGAATTTGATACGTACTCGTAAGGAACCACAAATCATTTCTATTCAAGAAACACAACTACCTATGAAAACACTAGAGATGGCCGTACGAGATGCGAAGGTACAATATGGCTCTCAGCAACAACTACATACATTATTAGATCAACAATTATCGTAG
- a CDS encoding type II secretion system F family protein: MEAYEYVVKDENNETIKGLIWADSEQEVGTRLKRDGYKIYKITLQVNKKKHKWNHTMVVDVTYQLGLLIESGVPLRRALQLLCQGKRGLLYTALYESIERGQTLSQALRSESCPAIALALLESGEAAGTLGESLQYISRHYDWERQLRQKVISAISYPLFLLVLMNIFFLVTILFIIPSFEKVFTTMHITLPVMTRSLFALGQGLKNHPIVVVILHCVGLGAMVFAYRQYSIKRKVHRWLWQLAHRYQWMTCIYYTSMLKVWALLLDSGISIIHTMNITRPLWGNMHGSECSEKVEAKLLSGHSLEESLRTENIGNSFIWQMISIGEESGELVKMLEHCGHYYESILSKYIARLERLLEPILLTLMGIGVAVLVVSVMYPLFTSIAKLGGP; the protein is encoded by the coding sequence ATGGAGGCTTATGAATATGTCGTAAAAGATGAGAATAATGAAACGATCAAAGGTTTAATATGGGCGGATTCAGAACAGGAGGTCGGTACACGGTTAAAGCGAGATGGATATAAGATTTATAAAATTACTTTACAAGTAAATAAGAAGAAACATAAGTGGAATCATACTATGGTGGTAGATGTAACCTATCAATTAGGACTACTCATCGAATCTGGCGTGCCTTTACGACGCGCATTACAGTTACTATGTCAAGGGAAAAGAGGCCTTCTGTATACCGCCTTATATGAATCGATTGAGCGTGGTCAAACGTTGTCTCAAGCATTGCGAAGTGAAAGTTGTCCTGCCATTGCACTGGCTTTACTAGAAAGTGGAGAAGCTGCAGGTACATTAGGAGAAAGCTTGCAATATATATCACGTCACTATGATTGGGAACGACAGCTACGGCAGAAGGTTATCAGTGCTATTTCCTATCCATTATTTTTACTTGTATTAATGAATATCTTTTTTCTTGTTACCATTTTGTTTATTATTCCATCCTTTGAAAAGGTTTTTACTACTATGCATATTACATTACCTGTGATGACGCGATCCCTCTTTGCATTAGGACAAGGGCTAAAGAATCATCCCATAGTGGTTGTTATTCTGCATTGTGTAGGCCTAGGGGCTATGGTCTTTGCATATCGTCAATATAGTATAAAACGCAAAGTACATCGTTGGCTTTGGCAGTTGGCTCACCGATACCAATGGATGACCTGCATTTACTATACAAGTATGTTAAAAGTTTGGGCGCTTTTGTTAGATTCTGGAATTTCTATTATTCACACTATGAATATTACAAGACCTTTATGGGGCAATATGCATGGTTCCGAATGTAGTGAAAAGGTAGAGGCAAAATTATTATCAGGCCATTCTTTAGAAGAGAGTCTGAGAACTGAGAATATTGGAAATTCCTTTATATGGCAAATGATCTCTATTGGAGAGGAAAGTGGGGAACTCGTAAAGATGTTAGAACATTGTGGACATTATTATGAATCTATACTTTCAAAATATATTGCTCGTCTTGAGAGACTATTAGAACCAATTTTACTGACCTTGATGGGGATTGGTGTAGCCGTTTTGGTTGTGTCTGTTATGTATCCGTTGTTTACGTCTATTGCTAAATTGGGAGGGCCGTAG
- a CDS encoding competence type IV pilus major pilin ComGC, which yields MSSVMHLVHELNHRLEICSQWIVEHLQINHVRENLKKSRKGGFTLVELMVVVAVIAILAAIAMPQFLSAADRARTAKETADIQIIKNATQLYMIDKNVDTPPTVENLYKEGYLTEHVKTAKDKEYTITYEAVNGGTAKAVVVKAPDAP from the coding sequence ATGAGTTCTGTTATGCACCTAGTTCATGAATTAAATCATAGATTAGAAATATGTAGTCAATGGATTGTAGAGCATCTACAAATTAATCATGTTCGAGAAAACCTTAAAAAATCGAGAAAAGGTGGATTTACTCTTGTAGAATTAATGGTTGTCGTTGCAGTTATCGCCATATTAGCAGCTATTGCGATGCCACAATTTCTATCGGCTGCTGATCGAGCACGAACTGCGAAGGAAACAGCAGATATTCAAATTATTAAAAATGCAACGCAGCTCTATATGATTGACAAGAATGTAGATACACCGCCAACTGTGGAAAATTTATATAAAGAAGGCTATCTTACAGAACATGTTAAAACTGCAAAAGATAAGGAATATACCATTACTTATGAAGCGGTTAATGGTGGTACTGCGAAGGCAGTTGTAGTTAAAGCCCCTGATGCACCTTAA